The Temnothorax longispinosus isolate EJ_2023e chromosome 4, Tlon_JGU_v1, whole genome shotgun sequence genome has a window encoding:
- the LOC139811136 gene encoding uncharacterized protein: protein MLKTFKCLQCDSTFDRASQLDYHRRSLHLGERSQICQICGKGFFRKADLRTHLNIHLGTNFHICEICGRKFSHISNLIRHCRMHTGIKPYPCSICDKNFTQMSSLARHTQMIHGIPKEVAQQYYNPSLISNKSRINSHTSKENKTIDNNVESKFRETSHMEPKYTSQNTTRDSDVKSEIISDQRDVDMGNKACLFETVICVASKQFEESNLAENESTNRLPQDHFAEIEERFGATDLSTNNTIISNSSQDVVNNYEQIQSKDSITYLHQLDKNIFAFLPRDRKPSTESETQSNENILRSNGLDICISREVCKESSISNVRNSLNMETNLQTCNSSEVLMDQKFLHKQISKERISENRKCNKPLSDDDNQLYIEFSNSGMLKFDEPRYCNNISLANVNVNHTTKSHHSEIIAANEVCTPDAMQNQEGLLHNEENLENFSNACNSEEPMLRLVQTETGEQFYEFIISNLVEKMQNASSTKDLEDTVEDPSNSNTFRDNQKINSNSKDSEKSDQIEHQQALDGLIDINNEFNYTQFDFHREEKSYAVLSHGESEHFQQNSKGNECVSNMQEKNMQVYNSGNLELLENESHVDFDKYVETNLEAFERLNYENCNERFLEFVEVADIGIESSGYKELSMVRLIQNDGEQLLELFQDSQAEQEVNRDFAQANNFKDCSNILQDSNKIADCPKSKSDFFMYVEDNVPLGENVNSKRGIENTEGCTDSGSHLPTDLTTGESAGNKNCIKTSEELKKSKTISKKFQCSVCKKAFSTAYNYKQHIGIHFTDQQKFHCKDCGVSFAWKSTLNKHITNNHSSDGPQKFVCEICPKVYSTLSQVNEHVKRDHLKQRNHVCLHCGKSFFKRFDLKTHSRTHTNERPYVCRVCGKRFHHQSHIIRHERTHSGERPYVCDICQRTFTQPSSLKAHKQKHQQIRMDFLDYQIDEDDDPTAPATL, encoded by the exons ATGCTGAAAACTTTCAAATGCCTTCAATGTGACTCGACCTTTGATCGTGCCTCGCAATTGGACTATCACCGTCGAAGTTTACATCTAGGAGAGAGGTCCCAGATATGCCAAATATGTGGAAAAGGTTTCTTTCGGAAGGCAGACTTGCGCACCCACTTGAACATTCATCTGGGaacaaattttcatatttgcgAAATCTGTGGAAGGAAGTTCAGTCATATATCAAATCTTATAAGACACTGTAGAATGCATACAG gAATTAAACCATATCCGTGTTCAATTTGTGATAAGAATTTCACGCAGATGTCTTCGCTAGCAAGGCATACACAAATGATACACGGGATACCAAAGGAAGTTGCACAGCAGTATTATAATCCTAGTCTTATTAGCAATAAATCACGAATCAACAGTCATACATCGAAAGAAAACAAG ACAATAGATAATAATGTAGAAAGTAAATTTCGTGAGACATCTCATATGGAGCCGAAATATACTAGCCAGAATACTACTAGAGATTCAGATGTAAAAAGTGAGATAATTTCCGATCAACGTGACGTTGATATGGGCAATAAAGCATGTTTATTCGAGACTGTCATTTGTGTCGCATCTAAGCAG tTTGAAGAAAGTAATTTAGCAGAAAATGAGAGTACAAATCGATTGCCGCAAGATCATTTTGCCGAAATTGAGGAAAGATTTGGAGCTACTGATTTATCGACGAATAATACTATCATTTCAAATTCTTCTCAAGATGtagttaataattatgaacAAATACAATCCAAGGACAGTATTACGTATTTACATcaattggataaaaatatttttgcctTCTTACCTCGAGATAGAAAACCTAGTACTGAATCAGAAACCCAAAGTAACGAAAACATTTTGAGATCAAATGgcttagatatatgtatatcccgAGAGGTCTGTAAAGAATCTTCCATAAGCAACGTGagaaattcattaaatatgGAAACAAATCTACAAACCTGTAATTCCAGTGAAGTTTTAATGGACCAAAAATTTCTACATAAACAAATAAGTAAAGAACGTATTagtgaaaatagaaaatgtaataaaccaTTAAGCGATGACGACAATCAGTTGTATATAGAATTCTCTAATTCAGGAATGTTGAAATTTGATGAACCtcgatattgtaataatatcaGTTTAGCTAATGTGAATGTTAATCATACCACAAAGTCTCATCATTCTGAAATTATCGCTGCTAACGAAGTATGTACTCCCGACGCTATGCAAAATCAGGAGGGCTTGCTGCACAATGAGGAAAATCTAGAAAATTTCAGCAACGCCTGTAACAGTGAAGAACCAATGTTGCGTTTAGTACAGACAGAGACTGGTGagcaattttatgaatttataataagcaaTTTGgtagaaaaaatgcaaaacgCTTCATCTACAAAAGATCTCGAAGATACAGTAGAAGATCCATCAAATTCAAATACCTTTAGAGATAATCAAAAGATCAATTCAAATTCAAAAGACAGTGAGAAGAGCGATCAGATAGAACATCAACAAGCTCTGGACGGccttattgatataaataacgaatttaattatacacaaTTTGATTTTCATagagaggaaaaaagttaTGCTGTCCTAAGCCATGGTGAATCAGAACATTTCCAACAGAATTCAAAGGGCAACGAGTGTGTAAGTAACATGcaggaaaaaaatatgcagGTCTACAATTCTGGAAACTTAGAATTATTGGAGAACGAATCGCATGTAGATTTTGACAAATATGTCGAAACTAATCTCGAGGCATTTGAAAGGCTGAATTATGAGAATTGCAACGAAAGGTTTTTGGAATTCGTGGAGGTTGCTGATATCGGCATAGAATCCTCAGGGTATAAAGAACTCTCGATGGTACGTTTAATTCAAAATGACGGTGAACAGCTGTTGGAGCTGTTTCAAGATTCTCAGGCTGAGCAGGAAGTGAATCGAGATTTCGCACAAGCTAATAATTTCAAAGACTGTTCGAATATTTTGCAAGATAGTAATAAAATAGCTGACTGTCCCAAAAGTAAATCAGACTTCTTCATGTACGTCGAGGATAATGTGCCATTAggagaaaatgtaaatagcaAGCGAGGCATAGAGAATACTGAAGGATGTACAGACAGTGGTAGCCATTTGCCTACTGACCTAACGACTGGTGAAAGTGCAGGTAACAAGAACTGTATCAAAACATCAgaagaattgaaaaaatcgaaaacaatttcaaaaaaattccaatGCTCCGTATGCAAGAAAGCATTCTCGAcagcatataattataaacaacatATCGGAATACACTTTACCGATCAGCAAAAATTTCATTGTAAAGATTGCGGGGTGTCCTTTGCTTGGAAATCTACTTTGAATAAGCATATCACAAACAATCACAGCTCGGACGGTCCGCAAAAGTTCGTCTGTGAGATTTGTCCGAAAGTCTACAGCACCTTATCACAAGTAAAC GAGCATGTAAAGAGGGACCATTTAAAGCAGCGCAATCATGTTTGCCTGCACTGCGGCAAGTCTTTCTTCAAAAGATTCGACCTAAAGACTCACAGTAGAACGCACACAAATGAACGTCCATATGTGTGTCGCGTTTGTGGCAAGAGGTTTCATCATCAGAGTCATATTATTCGTCACGAGCGCACGCATTCAGGCGAACGGCCGTATGTTTGTGACATTTGCCAAAGGACCTTTACGCAACCCAGTTCGTTGAAGGCACATAAACAGAAGCACCAGCAGATCCGGATGGATTTTCTGGATTACCAGATCGATGAGGATGATGATCCTACTGCACCGGCGACGCTATAA
- the LOC139811137 gene encoding uncharacterized protein encodes MGNYASKLLSYTNESRKESDEQQTAAQQVTMEDNSTCTPVLSEKRILGDPRSVSAGITRTPIEVKCTPVGVSRDTLSAIPKYLQRKQYLETDLDVVMPPLTPKKCRILKSMNSDQQSEPDENYLTPNVNVAKSSKVITPIDKERFIILGLDPRSPAADFDRTPILMPRSLALIKARSQENLSRRGSYETDIYNPKNSLQVTSTSLSISEILLSNTASETLETPDTEKQDKSLTTSQYDSDLSISKSEKEITVIKNSKFTNVKEKSLISDERTVAIDNEEDNKDETENQNVYENIESNTWMKDDDKIKLWHDLLSSEESVSGKEDQEALSQEKVSREDVIITFDKCTTISTSLKLIKTKEDFRKKGDIKGNKKNNAKVDVKLNEEKVFTPENKRGTEMHENRTPLGNRSNNGQMQKKPQQLLRGKATPTRMQQENTPPCKTYNGKTRNGIQWDPNSTVLI; translated from the exons ATGGGCAATTACGCAAGTAAGCTGTTATCTTATACTAATGAGAGTCGAAAGGAATCCGACGAGCAACAAACAGCTGCACAGCAAGTAACTATGGAAGACAACAGTACGTGCACACCAGTGCTGTCTGAAAAAAGAATACTGGGTGATCCACGCTCAGTCTCGGCAGGAATTACAAGAACTCCTATTGAA gtCAAGTGTACTCCAGTTGGAGTAAGCAGAGATACACTTAGTGCAATCCCGAAGTATTTACAGAGAAAGCAGTATCTTGAAACTGATTTGGATGTAGTAATGCCACCACTGACGCCTAAGAAATGTCGTATATTGAAATCAATGAACAGTGATCAACAGTCAGAACCt gaTGAGAATTATTTAACGCCGAATGTTAATGTTGCTAAGAGTTCGAAGGTAATTACGCCGATAGATAAGGAACGCTTTATAATTCTGGGATTAGACCCTAGATCTCCAGCTGCAGATTTCGATAGAACGCCCATATTAATGCCGAGGTCTCTCGCGTTGATAAAGGCACGATCGCAAGAAAATTTGAGTCGCAGAGGCAGCTACGAAACAGATATTTACAATCCAAAGAACTCTCTTCAGGTGACCAGTACATCACTTAGTATCTCGGAAATATTGTTATCTAACACAGCTTCAGAAACCCTGGAAACCCCAGATACGGAAAAACAGGATAAATCACTCACTACATCGCAGTATGATTCTGATTTAAGTATTTCCAAAAGTGAGAAGGAAATCACGGTTATTAAGAACTCGAAATTTACGAATGTGAAGGAAAAATCGTTGATCTCGGACGAACGGACAGTTGCAATTGATAATGAGGAAGACAACAAAGACGAGACAGAAAACCAGAATGTTTACGAAAATATCGAATCTAATACGTGGATGAAAGACGATGATAAGATTAAACTATGGCACGATTTACTGTCGTCGGAGGAAAGCGTATCAGGTAAGGAGGATCAGGAAGCGTTATCGCAAGAAAAAGTTTCAAGGGAAGatgtaattataacatttGATAAATGTACCACGATTAGTACCTCTTTAAAgctaataaaaacaaaagaagattttcgaaaaaaaggAGACATAAAAggaaacaagaaaaataatgctAAGGTAGATGTTAAACTTAATGAAGAAAAAGTTTTTACTCCCGAGAATAAACGAGGAACTGAAATGCATGAG aaTCGAACACCACTTGGCAATCGGTCTAATAATGGTCAAATGCAAAAAAAGCCGCAACAGTTATTGAGGGGCAAGGCTACGCCTACTAGAATGCAACAAGAGAATACACCGCCATGTAAGACGTATAATGGAAAGACTAGAAATGGAATTCAATGGGATCCAAATTCCACGGTcctcatttaa
- the LOC139811138 gene encoding uncharacterized protein isoform X1 codes for MTEKKCTVTHMPHHVQQKLCRTRPLYRQGKRLTAVKVYTINDESQHLLICGVPQLQLVEEVKKLICPYGSMKAIQLVTEYPSEEFTETYHVHYAHIQSARIAKRFIDNKNFFGGILHVCYVPELETLEETKAKLEQRRKDVATQIKRIQQESVNPKVDKFIPREQYHRKKRTPALPLTEKRIKHCYPGETLSSICKGIPQNIDPRPVPEPRLPINWEDDHNSSTVSSSEIHPAPYQSTEAVIQAGIQQANKNPDLNERKWKNYRGHHIDNKVKVVRPRLIDTRNIARLNFTEKTNMFSNVKKVESGITIKLLERSDSEKKKIVIKNPKYVSPDMRIWDVPKHFTVLKYSTEGQTGSNVRVYLLGSLLLNY; via the exons ATGACAGAGAAAAAGTGCACAGTGACGCACATGCCACATCATGTGCAACAAAAATTGTGTCGAACTAGACCACTTTACAGGCAAGGAAAGAGATTGACAGCAGTGAAG GTTTACACAATTAATGATGAATCACAGCATTTGCTAATATGTGGAGTACCACAGCTGCAGTTAGTGGAGGAAGTGAAAAAACTCATTTGTCCCTATGGAAGTATGAAAGCGATTCAGTTGGTCACTGAATATCCTTCCGAGGAATTTACAGAAACATATCATGTGCATTACGCACATATTCAAAGCGCCAG AATAGCGAAGCGCTTTATTGACAATAAGAACTTCTTCGGCGGAATTTTGCATGTTTGTTATGTTCCTGAGTTGGAAACTTTAGAAGAAACGAAAGCGAAACTTGAGCAACGTCGTAAGGACGTGGCGacgcaaataaaaagaattcaaCAGGAGTCGGTGAACCCAAAAGTAGATAAATTTATTCCAAG AGAACAGtatcatagaaaaaaaaggactCCTGCCTTGCCTCTCACCGAGAAACGTATCAAGCATTGTTATCCTGGAGAAACGTTGTCTTCTATTTGCAAGGGGATACCTCAGAATATAGATCCACGACCTGTACCCGAGCCTCGTTTACCAATTAATTGGGAAGATGATCATAATAGCAGCACCGTATCTAGTTCGGAAATACATCCGGCGCCGTATCAGTCGACCGAGGCAGTGATACAAGCGGGAATTCAGCAAGCGAATAAAAATCCAGATTTGAATgagagaaaatggaaaaattacaGGGGACACCATATTGACAACAAAGTCAAAGTTGTTCGGCCGCGATTAATAGATACCAGAAATATCGCGAGATTAAATTTCACCGAGAAAACGAATATGTTTTCTAATGTAAAGAAAGTAGAAAGCGGAATCACAATCAAGCTATTGGAAAGATCTGATagcgagaaaaagaagatagttataaaaaatccAAAGTATGTATCCCCCGACATGCGTATATGGGATGTCCCAAAACACTTCACGGTTTTGAAATATAGCACAGAGGGGCAAACGGGCTCTAACGTACGTGTTTACCTATTAGGCTCTCTCttactaaattattaa
- the LOC139811138 gene encoding uncharacterized protein isoform X3: MKAIQLVTEYPSEEFTETYHVHYAHIQSARIAKRFIDNKNFFGGILHVCYVPELETLEETKAKLEQRRKDVATQIKRIQQESVNPKVDKFIPREQYHRKKRTPALPLTEKRIKHCYPGETLSSICKGIPQNIDPRPVPEPRLPINWEDDHNSSTVSSSEIHPAPYQSTEAVIQAGIQQANKNPDLNERKWKNYRGHHIDNKVKVVRPRLIDTRNIARLNFTEKTNMFSNVKKVESGITIKLLERSDSEKKKIVIKNPKYVSPDMRIWDVPKHFTVLKYSTEGQTGSNVRVYLLGSLLLNY; encoded by the exons ATGAAAGCGATTCAGTTGGTCACTGAATATCCTTCCGAGGAATTTACAGAAACATATCATGTGCATTACGCACATATTCAAAGCGCCAG AATAGCGAAGCGCTTTATTGACAATAAGAACTTCTTCGGCGGAATTTTGCATGTTTGTTATGTTCCTGAGTTGGAAACTTTAGAAGAAACGAAAGCGAAACTTGAGCAACGTCGTAAGGACGTGGCGacgcaaataaaaagaattcaaCAGGAGTCGGTGAACCCAAAAGTAGATAAATTTATTCCAAG AGAACAGtatcatagaaaaaaaaggactCCTGCCTTGCCTCTCACCGAGAAACGTATCAAGCATTGTTATCCTGGAGAAACGTTGTCTTCTATTTGCAAGGGGATACCTCAGAATATAGATCCACGACCTGTACCCGAGCCTCGTTTACCAATTAATTGGGAAGATGATCATAATAGCAGCACCGTATCTAGTTCGGAAATACATCCGGCGCCGTATCAGTCGACCGAGGCAGTGATACAAGCGGGAATTCAGCAAGCGAATAAAAATCCAGATTTGAATgagagaaaatggaaaaattacaGGGGACACCATATTGACAACAAAGTCAAAGTTGTTCGGCCGCGATTAATAGATACCAGAAATATCGCGAGATTAAATTTCACCGAGAAAACGAATATGTTTTCTAATGTAAAGAAAGTAGAAAGCGGAATCACAATCAAGCTATTGGAAAGATCTGATagcgagaaaaagaagatagttataaaaaatccAAAGTATGTATCCCCCGACATGCGTATATGGGATGTCCCAAAACACTTCACGGTTTTGAAATATAGCACAGAGGGGCAAACGGGCTCTAACGTACGTGTTTACCTATTAGGCTCTCTCttactaaattattaa
- the LOC139811138 gene encoding uncharacterized protein isoform X2: MTEKKCTVTHMPHHVQQKLCRTRPLYRQGKRLTAVKVYTINDESQHLLICGVPQLQLVEEVKKLICPYGSMKAIQLVTEYPSEEFTETYHVHYAHIQSARIAKRFIDNKNFFGGILHVCYVPELETLEETKAKLEQRRKDVATQIKRIQQESVNPKVDKFIPREQYHRKKRTPALPLTEKRIKHCYPGETLSSICKGIPQNIDPRPVPEPRLPINWEDDHNSSTVSSSEIHPAPYQSTEAVIQAGIQQANKNPDLNERKWKNYRGHHIDNKVKVVRPRLIDTRNIARLNFTEKTNMFSNVKKVESGITIKLLERSDSEKKKIVIKNPNVTSLVKSSKDLQSSIQTAKAQIRTIMQKHDT; encoded by the exons ATGACAGAGAAAAAGTGCACAGTGACGCACATGCCACATCATGTGCAACAAAAATTGTGTCGAACTAGACCACTTTACAGGCAAGGAAAGAGATTGACAGCAGTGAAG GTTTACACAATTAATGATGAATCACAGCATTTGCTAATATGTGGAGTACCACAGCTGCAGTTAGTGGAGGAAGTGAAAAAACTCATTTGTCCCTATGGAAGTATGAAAGCGATTCAGTTGGTCACTGAATATCCTTCCGAGGAATTTACAGAAACATATCATGTGCATTACGCACATATTCAAAGCGCCAG AATAGCGAAGCGCTTTATTGACAATAAGAACTTCTTCGGCGGAATTTTGCATGTTTGTTATGTTCCTGAGTTGGAAACTTTAGAAGAAACGAAAGCGAAACTTGAGCAACGTCGTAAGGACGTGGCGacgcaaataaaaagaattcaaCAGGAGTCGGTGAACCCAAAAGTAGATAAATTTATTCCAAG AGAACAGtatcatagaaaaaaaaggactCCTGCCTTGCCTCTCACCGAGAAACGTATCAAGCATTGTTATCCTGGAGAAACGTTGTCTTCTATTTGCAAGGGGATACCTCAGAATATAGATCCACGACCTGTACCCGAGCCTCGTTTACCAATTAATTGGGAAGATGATCATAATAGCAGCACCGTATCTAGTTCGGAAATACATCCGGCGCCGTATCAGTCGACCGAGGCAGTGATACAAGCGGGAATTCAGCAAGCGAATAAAAATCCAGATTTGAATgagagaaaatggaaaaattacaGGGGACACCATATTGACAACAAAGTCAAAGTTGTTCGGCCGCGATTAATAGATACCAGAAATATCGCGAGATTAAATTTCACCGAGAAAACGAATATGTTTTCTAATGTAAAGAAAGTAGAAAGCGGAATCACAATCAAGCTATTGGAAAGATCTGATagcgagaaaaagaagatagttataaaaaatccAAA TGTAACATCTTTGGTAAAATCCAGCAAAGACCTTCAATCTTCGATTCAAACAGCAAAAGCTCAAATTCGCACGATAATGCAGAAACACGATACTTGA